The following are encoded in a window of Eleutherodactylus coqui strain aEleCoq1 chromosome 12, aEleCoq1.hap1, whole genome shotgun sequence genomic DNA:
- the LOC136586850 gene encoding zinc finger protein 436-like, with amino-acid sequence MAARGRTEVVMPVTFDEVAVYFTEDEWDRLDSRQRHLYQEVMMENFELVTSVGLLIRRVNRLDLESEKKSQMLKRKERPSESHDGRPGRNLIMKEDGGLMLFPQSPVNGRSYFGNNFQVSPDFSFDALSPHIQRSDLNGNSLVSKQSSHISVDRPYNCPECHRSFIRKSHLTSHLRTHRGERPYPCEICGKRFHYRHHLVGHKRIHTGEKLFSCEYCGIGFNHKGNYQTHQRLHTGERPFSCELCNKSFNRKADLITHCRIHTGERPFTCSDCDKSFSRKQHLVTHRRRHTGETPFPCDQCQQRFAHRKALLRHQEMNHSTDRPHSCPDCGKGFACRSHLLTHQRTRQNGTSGCGGGEKPFSCDQCRSSFVAQPRLQTHRKNRIGVPGDRPFTCADCGKGFNSRKYLSRHKKIHTGERPFRCNICGDSFSQKPNLERHKSIHSGQRPFPCLVCGGSFYKKHNLVRHQRIHTGERLHFSCKVAQPVTPSSVTRGESCPHSGVTAGSPSNVCHHAH; translated from the exons ATGGCGGCCCGGGGGCGGACGGAg GTTGTTATGCCGGTGACCTTTGATGAGGTTGCGGTGTATTTCACGGAGGACGAGTGGGATCGCCTGGACAGTCGGCAGCGACATTTGTATCAGGAGGTCATGATGGAGAACTTTGAGCTGGTGACGTCCGTGG GTCTTCTGATTCGTAGGGTAAACAGATTGGATCTGGAATCTGAAAAGAAATCTCAAATGTTGAAAAGAAAAGAGAGACCCTCAGAGTCACATGATG GGAGGCCTGGGCGTAACCTTATTATGAAAGAAGACGGGGGCCTAATGCTCTTCCCACAGTCTCCGGTGAACGGTCGCAGCTATTTCG GTAATAATTTTCAAGTGTCTCCTGACTTTTCATTTGATGCCTTGTCACCCCACATCCAGAGGTCAGACCTGAATGGCAATAGTTTGGTTTCCAAGCAGAGCTCTCACATATCCGTGGATAGGCCCTACAACTGCCCAGAATGTCATCGCAGCTTCATTCGGAAGTCCCACTTGACAAGTCACTTGCGCACTCACCGAGGAGAACGCCCCTACCCTTGTGAAATATGTGGCAAGCGATTCCACTACCGCCACCACCTGGTTGGCCACAAACGCATCCACACGGGGGAAAAGTTGTTCTCCTGCGAATACTGTGGAATTGGGTTTAACCATAAAGGGAACTACCAGACTCATCAGAGGTTGCACACGGGTGAGAGGCCCTTCTCATGTGAACTCTGCAACAAAAGCTTTAACCGCAAGGCTGATCTAATCACGCACTGCCGGATCCACACGGGCGAAAGGCCTTTTACATGTTCGGATTGTGATAAAAGCTTTAGCCGTAAACAGCACTTGGTGACCCACCGGCGTAGACACACGGGTGAAACCCCATTCCCATGTGACCAGTGCCAGCAGAGGTTTGCCCATCGGAAGGCTCTACTGCGGCATCAGGAAATGAATCACTCTACGGACCGACCACATAGCTGCCCGGACTGTGGAAAAGGGTTTGCCTGCCGTTCGCATCTTCTCACGCACCAGCGTACTCGTCAGAATGGCACTAGTGGCTGTGGGGgtggagaaaagccattttcttgtgaTCAGTGCCGCAGCAGCTTTGTGGCTCAGCCTCGCCTGCAGACGCATAGAAAAAATCGTATTGGTGTGCCTGGTGACCGGCCCTTCACCTGTGCAGACTGCGGGAAAGGATTCAATAGCAGAAAATACCTGAGCCGACACAAGaagattcacacgggcgagcgcccaTTCCGGTGCAATATATGTGGAGACAGTTTTAGTCAGAAGCCCAACTTAGAGCGGCACAAGAGCATCCACAGTGGGCAGCGGCCTTTTCCCTGCCTGGTTTGTGGTGGAAGTTTCTACAAAAAGCACAACCTCGTacgtcatcagagaattcacacaggagagcggCTGCACTTTAGTTGTAAAGTGGCCCAACCTGTCACCCCATCATCAGTCACAAGGGGCGAGAGCTGCCCCCACAGTGGGGTCACAGCTGGAAGCCCATCAAATGTCTGCCACCACGCTCACTAA